A genomic region of Canis aureus isolate CA01 chromosome 16, VMU_Caureus_v.1.0, whole genome shotgun sequence contains the following coding sequences:
- the CCDC92B gene encoding coiled-coil domain-containing 92B, whose amino-acid sequence MDTMSLEHQIQSVQRHISFLKKEQMALLRDLHLEILRLQKRCSELTRDLEMREAQSHQQEAANRELESKCRALESQLAARTAANAELRREVAQREALVSALRCSLRAEERRFLEELRRRSHRATVLGTELQKHTEAAAYLSCQLHAARQRLQAPRPGPAAAAAAPEPRPRRRAQRARRPPAAEAAAKGPGRDWAAWDRAARALDDADPMPDPALFLHARRPPRPSGRSPRQPPPREPPDQAGPPSPPSAPGEPE is encoded by the exons ATGGATACCATGTCCCTGGAGCATCAGATCCAGAGTGTGCAACGCCACATCAGCTTCCTGAAAAAGGAGCAGATGGCCCTGCTGCGAGACCTGCACCTGGAAATCCTGAGGCTGCAGAAACGCTGTTCAG AACTGACTCGTGACCTGGAGATGAGAGAGGCCCAGTCTCATCAGCAAG agGCGGCGAACCGGGAGCTAGAGAGCAAGTGCCGCGCGCTCGAGTCGCAGCTGGCCGCGCGGACGGCCGCCAACGCCGAGCTGCGGCGGGAGGTGGCGCAGCGCGAGGCGCTGGTGTCGGCGCTTCGCTGCAGCCTGCGCGCGGAGGAGCGCCGCTTCCTGGAGGAGCTGCGGCGCCGCAGCCACCGCGCCACCGTGCTGGGCACCGAGCTGCAGAAGCACACCGAGGCGGCCGCCTACCTCTCCTGCCAGCTGCACGCGGCGCGCCAGAGACTGCAGGCGccgcgcccgggccccgccgccgccgccgcggcccccgagccccggccccgccgccgcgcaCAGcgggcccgccgcccgcccgccgccgagGCCGCCGCCAAGGGCCCGGGCCGGGACTGGGCCGCCTGGGACCGCGCGGCCCGCGCCCTGGACGACGCCGATCCCATGCCCGACCCCGCGCTCTTCCTCCACGCCCGGAGGCCCCCGCGGCCCAGCGGCCGCAGCCCGCGCCAGCCAccgccccgggagccccccgACCAGGCCGGCCCGCCCAGCCCGCCCAGCGCTCCCGGGGAGCCGGAGTAG